The Prionailurus viverrinus isolate Anna chromosome B2, UM_Priviv_1.0, whole genome shotgun sequence genome contains the following window.
CTGACCCTTTTTTCACCTTTTCCCCTAGATCTCTGGGGAAAATCCCAGACCTAGGAGATGGTCCAGGCTCGTCATATGAGATTCAGAGAGGGCAAAAGACTTGATCTAAGTCACATGGCAGAGTCCAGGTCTCTAGACCTCCAACTTAGCACTCTGGCCAAAAAGTTGGCCAGAGGAAAGGGGGCTGGGTGGTGATGATGGGTCAGAGGTGAGAAGCCAAAGTCAGGATCTCACCAGGGGATCAAGAGGCCGATACTGGCGGCTTGTGACAGTAAAGATGGCaccatcctcctcctcatcccaGACAGACACAGGGGCCTGGAGGAGCAAGGAAGGGGAAGTCAGACAATCCCACACCACCCCCCACAGgccccagccctcacccccaGGCCCTACTCCTCCCTCTGTACCCCTCACCTGTTGTGGCGGGGGACAGTACCAGCGAGtgcgaggggtggggggggctggtgACCCCAGGTCTCCCCCACTGGGGCCCAGACAGCCCCCCCCAAGCCGCCTCAGGGCCCGGTGGAGTCGAgggggtggcagtggggaggtgggtgggatgcACGAACCCTGGGCCTGGAGACCGCTGTGGCCCTTTCCCCCCAGAGCTGAACCCCAACACAGCACAGAAGCAAGGTGCAAGGGgaagcgagagagacagaaagccagAGGCAGAGACCTTGAGAAGCTGGAACCTCAGTCACAGGCACAGCCGCAagctccgccctcccccccctcccccgcaggaACTGACCGAGCCCTAAGAGATAGTCCTTCCCCTTAGCCCCCTTCCCCCTGGTCCCTCAATGCTGGAGACCCCCTCGAGGTGGCGGCTCAAACCCCAGtacaggaaggagaaggggaagttgggatgattgggggggggggggcgcagactCAGAGTCAcgtggccccagcccctcccccaaccgATCCCGAAAAACCAGCCCTGCCAGTCACCCTGCCCTCACCCAGTCTCTGgacccaggagtccagggccTTGGGGCCCCGAATCCAATTTCTGGCCCCTCCTGAGGCCCCGAATCCTGCTTCTGGCCACCACCATTAGTCCCGGAGGAAAGCTGgttacccccccacacacactcaatCTGGGATCTTTCCTCCAAAGTCGGAGAACCTGGGCTTCCCGCCTCCACTCATTgcccagcaggagagggggaggggtcaCAAAATCGAAGGGTTCCCTCCCAATCCCAGAGTCAGAGGAGTCGGTTACTGTGGAAACAAACCCCTCCCCgccaaacaaaaacaaggagggagacagggaccAAGACACAATGCCCAAAGAGGCAGGCACACTCCGGCATAAGCAGGTAGAGCCTGAGACCCTCAGGACAGAGAGCCAGACGCTCTGGCAGTAACAGGGAAGGTTCCTGCGGGCAGGTCCTGAGTCACACTGCCACAGAGAACCACAGAAATTCCGGGACTCCCCGCAGCGGGGAGACAGGCAGCCACCCAGCAAGAGGCGCGGAAATTACTGAGGCTGAGGGAAAGAGATGAAGGGACACACAGACACCAGAAAAAGGTGGAGAGTCTCCGAAATTTATACCTCCCCGACTTCCCACCACCCGCGTCTCACCtcgtcttcttcctcctcctcctcttcctcctgccccccgCCCACGCCCTGGCCACTTGGGCCCCCACCCTCTTCGGGGTCTCGGCTCCGGAAGCTGCTCAGCACGACTCCCCCGGGGGGACTCGTGTCCCAAAGCAGCCGCAGGGGCCGCGGGAGCATGGCCGAGTGAAGGAATCAGCGGGGTCGggccatgggggcgcctggggagaaacggagggggggggcaggtggagagTCAGGTTGGCGCGGGGGATCGGGGAGGAGAAGGACGCGGGTGGGTGCCTAGGTAACCGTATGGAGGTCCTGGGGGGGAGGCAACATAGGAGTGGAATATGGGGTGCCCTGGTGCATTTGGGGGATGAGGGGGTCACGAGTACGGGAACGGGCAGGGTCACAGGGTGTTCTGGCTCTGACCTGCTCGGGAATGGTGGGAGCAGCGCGGGTCCCGGGCCGCTGTTCCCGTCGGTCTCCAGTCCCCAAACGAGTCCCTGGACCGAGTCCCCTCCTCGGCTTTTCCGCACCCCCGTTACCCCCCCCGCCAGGCTCCCGGGCCCTCCCGCCCTTTCCGCTCCCCCCCACGTCCGCCCGCTCCGACAGCAGGAGccaaaaagggaaggaagtgagGACAGGAGCCAGGGTTGCGGACTAGGGGAGCCCTGGATGCCCAGCGGCCAGAACCCAGGAGCCCGGGTCCCCAGCTCCGCTGTGCTCGGGACCCCCTACTCGGGGATCCTGGAGCCCTCTTCGCCCCACACTTAATTGGAATGGATGCCGGTCTCCAGCTCCCGAGGGAGGACAGGGGCCGAATTTGACATTCCCCTCCCCACTACACAACGCCGAGGCTAAAACAACCGTGGGAAGTGCTTTAGGTGGAGAGGGATCGGTTACTCCACCCCGCGGGGTTACACTCCCAACCCACACCCACGCGTGTAGCGGACCGGAATCCACTCCGCGTTTTCCGAAGAGCGCTGGGTTCCGGCCCTCTCGCAAGGGGGCGGAGCAGGAAGTCGACACATCCGGTTCCAGATTCGACACTCCCGGGTTTCCGGCGCTCGGCGCTGGTATTTGGGCTCCCTTCTGCCCACCCCCAGTGCACTTTGCTAGAGGGCGTCCTCCCCGCCTTGGGTGGCGCCCGACCCCGAACTGTTCCGGAGGATCGGGTGTCGCCAAAACGTTTGAGAGGTCGGGGAGATTGGCAGGAACCAGAAGTGACTGTAAGAGTCTGTGCTTGCAGAGGGGACCCGTGGGGTGGAAGGAGACACCGTGTTGGGAGCACCAGAGCATAACTTTATTCCAGCGGCCTGGCCGACTGTCCTGCCCCTCGGACGTCCCTAGGCCAAGCCGCCGCTTCCTTCGTCCAGTAGTTACCTGACCCAACACTTGCTGTTCAATACTTAGAATGTAAAAAAGACTAATTTCTTCTGATGAGCGCCCTCCAGTGGGCGCCCGGCCCTGTGCCGCAGCGGGGACACAGCAGTGGACAGACCGGCACGTCCTTGCCTTTGAGGAGCCGACGGTCCGGAAAGGGAGACAGGCATTTAACAACGACTCGTACAATCACTtaaatacaactgatgaaccgcACAGGAGGAACACGCAGCGGTCTGAGGGAATAACGAGGCTgtcctggagcccagagagggcgAGGGCAGAACAGACAAAGGGAACAGACCAGGGAAGGTGGGAGCCGTTGGAGAAAAGGAATAGCCATCGGTGTGGTGAACATtgaggggagggctggagggcagaggtggggttGAAGAGGCAAGCAGTGGCTCCAACGTGGGAGATGCACAGGCCAGGACAAGAACGGATTTAGCTTCTAGAGCACTGGTTCCCCAAATGTGACGCCTGTCCCAGTGgtcctggagactgtttcagtgGGTTTATGAAATTAAGGCTATTCATAACAATACTAAAATGTTACTTGcctttttcattctcattctctaaAAACAATGTACTGTGGAGTTTCCCAGCAGCTGAGTATTGACCTCATCGTCCTCACAGCTAATGGAATGCGTGCTTATGTGTTCTTGTGttaaatttttctcagttttaagtTCTAGTATCATTAATATCTAGTTTATAACCCACATAAGCAAAGATTCTTTAGAGTTCCTGACCGTTTTTAAGTGGTCCGgagatgaaaaacaacaacaacaaaaatcgagaaccactgccttagagCTCTAAGAAGGGAAATGCTGTAGATTTGTGTCCTTTAAAAAAAGCATTCCAGCCGCtccttggagagagagaggttggagGGAGCATGAGCAGATGATGGTGTACTATTTGGTGGAGCTAGTACAGTAGCTCAAGCCAGAGATGACGGTGGCTTCCCCAGGATGGTGGTGAGTGTTCTCACTGGGCTTtctggaagagaaataaaaaggaggtGAGGAATGCCGGGTTTTAGGAAGTGACGTGAAATGCTCATGATCAGTCCAGAGATAAATGCACCATCATGGGCACAGAGGGTGGCAGAAGAATGGGGCTCACAGTTTCAGGGGGTTTTCTGCCTGGCAGATACTGCCAAGGGCTTTTGCTTAATCCTCCCAACAGCCTTCAGAGGCTCTGCTGTCTATACAGTAGCCACCATCCACATGTGTCTCTTGAACATTTGAAATGTGCCTAGTCTGAAagagtattattaaaattaattttaggggcgcctgggtggctcagtcagttaagcatctgacttcggctcaggtcatgacctcgtggttcgggagttcgagccccacgttgggatctgggctggcagctcagagcctggagcctgctttggcttctgtgtctcccttctctctctctacccaacCCCCAACTTGTacgtgtgcacatgctctctctctctctcaaaattaatcgcttaaaaaaattaattttaccgggttttttttttgatgttttttgttttttggggtttttttgcttttctttaagtaggcttcatgcccagtgtgcagcccaatgcaggacttgaactcaaaaccttgagatcaagacctgagctgagatcaagagtcagccgcttaactgaccgaaccatcCAGGTGCACCTCTTCTTACCTTTTTGATGTGGCTGCTAGATTATTTAAATGTACATATGTGGCTTGTAtcatatttctgttggacagtgctgcctaagtaattttttttttttttttaccctcacacgcaaggaaactgaggtgttGGTTAAGTGGAATATTCAAAGTGGCAGGAGTCAACCCAGGTGTGTGTGAATTCCAAGTTCAGGTTCTGCCCACCATGCCAGTGGAAGCCAGAGCCTTCCTCTACCAGTGAGGAGTTGCAGGGAGGGTCTcaaatgaaaagggaaagaaaagaagaggagagcTATTACCTTCTCCTTTGAATCCTTCGAAGTACACATGTAGGCAGCTGTGGAGAGAGATTGAGAAGGGATGGGATGGGGGAGATGAGATTGAGAGGGATAGGTGTCAGGCTTCTGGGAGTAGGCAGGGACTGTCATGGTCACAGTGGGGGTCAGGGTCTAGGTGGGACTCACACTCACCAGCCCAGCCCAGTGCTTTGATGAGCCcgaggaggagaaaggcagacAGGAAGAGGCCTACACCATCCTCCAGGGTGGGCCCAGACAGACCTGGCAGGTGGAAGGGAGAAAAGTGAGCCCCTTAGTATCTTCCCGGggcgcccgccccctccccgccccggtcACTCCATCCTCCTCCTGGCTCTTACCTGCCACCTCCAGGGTGACCTCTGCGCTGCGCCCCAAGGCCGGCAGGGTGGGGTGGTGGACACGACAGGCATAGCGTGCCCCATGATGCTCGGCAGTTATGGGGACCGGCTGCAGGTGCGCGGAGAGGCTGACGGTGCCATCTGAGTggtggagcagggcagagagccaCTTCTGCCCCTCAGCCTTCTGAAAGCTGCCCTCTGGGCCACCCCGGAGCTCCCACTCCACTTCCAGACCCTCAGAGGGATAGAAGTGGGACACGAGGCATTGCAACTGGGGGGGTGCCTCCCCCCGAGTAGCCCATACAAGAGGTGCCGGTGTCAGGGATACTTTGGGTGGCTCTGGGGAGAAAACATGAAAGGAGCATGGGGGGAATCAATCCACATTGTCCTCCCATGGAGACCCTCAGTTTGCCCCATGGCTTCCCCCAAACTGGGTTTGAGTTTTTCTCTCCTAGGATGGGGAACCCGCTGTCTCCCCACTGGTGCTTCAGAGGGATTCCCACGCTAAAACCCTCAATCCCAGGGACGCCTCTTCCTCAGATTTGGGAACCTTTATCCCAGTCACTCAGATTCCCAGGGACTTCCACCATTGCCCCTCTGAAGCCCAGGGACCCCAATCTACCTCCCATCACTCACCCAGCACCCTCTTCTCCCCTATCCCTCTTCCATCATGATGTCCCCATAATACCAGTGCCCATCCTTTACCCGTGGGGACCCCTGGACCCCAACTCACTCTGTACAGCAAGCTCCAGAGCGACCTGCCCTTGCAGGTATGGCAGGTGTACAGTGGCCAGATAGGTGCCCTCCTGGAAGGGCTGCACTGCAGGCAGCCAGAGGGTCCCATTTCCAGTCCACGGACCCCACGGCTCATCATCATCCCAAGCAGCAAATGCCACTGCCCCCTCTTGGGCAGGTGGCATTTGCTCACTCAGCCCAGGCGTTGCAGCCAGGAGTAGGTGCCCTTTGCCCAGGTGCTGGCGTCGCCACTCCAGCCCAAAGGGAGGGGGACCTGGGGCCAGAGATGTTGCGGCCTCAGAGGTGGGGGGCATGTAGGCAAACTTCAAGTCCAGCAGAGCATCTTGTCCCAGTCGGATccgaggggtgggggtgtgggtgagGACAGTCAGCACAGctggggaagatggggagaggagggaggggaaagggcatgagggagagaaaaagaaagggaaaaatagacaaatagagtTATAGGGAAGATACAACTAGAATTCACCCAGCCCTCAGAGAACACCTCCTTTTCTGATTCCATCTTCTAGTCCTCCCTGCAAATCCCCTTTGTTCTGGGACTGGGTGGGACCCAAAGTAGCTGAGAGTGAGCAGATACAGTTAGAGATGAataggggcagggagtggggacagTCCTTGAAGGCTGGGCTGAGCACACAGCCCACTCAGTGGGCTCTGAGAGCACTTCTGACACAGCCTGAACCAGCCCAGTCCCCATGCACCACCCTTCAAGAGCCTTTAGGCTTTAAAGAGCTTTTGAGGCCTTAAAGCCTTAAAGCTCACTCTTGTCACTGGTGAAGACTGTGAAGACTCAGGGATGTCAATCCTATGGTGCCGTACAGAGTACTTTTTGACTGCTATTTATATGGTCCTGTAGACCAGTTGTTTCACTTTTCCGTGGCTCAGCTGAATCTCCTAAGTGGGAATAATGATGATGATCACAGTGCCTATCTTACGGGGTTGTAGTGAAGGTTAAATCATATAATGCCTCTTGCTACCCGGAATTATTCATTTCCTGATTCTGGATAACAAAGGCACCTATATATGAAAGGCACTTAGAACGGTACCCAGAATACAGTAAGTCTACCAAAGTGTTTGCTGTGGTTACACTTGACCATCAGCCAGACCAACCGAACGTGCCCCAACTCGACAGCATCTCTCCCCATCAATATTCCCTCCTCCTGTTCCAATGcccattctctctgccttgaTGAATGATCACCATCAGCCCcgcacccgccccccccctccccatgctaAAGGGCTTGGAGTCACTAAGACTCCATCCTCTCTAATGCTTTcactcaactaatatttattgagtacctgtgATGTTCAAGGCAGAGGACTGAGCAGTGACAGGCAGTCCCTGCCTTCAGATTTCTTACAGTCTAGTAAGGGAGACGATGAGTAAATTGCCAAACATAACATACTGTGTACTATCCCAACCAGGCCCTAATTCTGTCTTCCAAATAGACCTCACCTGTTTCCAACTCAAGTTCTCACCAACATACATTTGGACAATTACAGCCTCCTCTCGGGCCTTCCTATCcttggtctctctcttcttcaattcATCATCCACACTGGAGCCACACAGTGTCGCTACAATTCTGATCCAGTCACTTGCCTGTTTAAAAAACCCAGCTGCCTAGGAAGCCAGCAACTAAAGGCACAGGCTGAAGCTAAATGGCCCAGGCTCCATTCCTGGCCTAGTTTCTTACAAGCTGTTCTTGGACAAGTTACCAAAGTGCTCTGTCTcagatttcttcatctgtgacaTGGAGATGATATCAGTACCTAGTTTCTATGGCTGTTGAGAGGAATAAATGGGATCATGtctataaaatgcttagaataagACCTGGCCATAGAAAATGCTCAGTGAATGTCAGGTGTTACTATTTTCATTACTGTTGTCGTCATCATCACCACAGACTTGCTGGGTATCTCGAAGAAATCATTTAatccatatttttctcattagtcCAGTGATCTGATCCTTGCCTACTTTTGTaagaattaagttttaaaaagcctGGCTTTTGGGACAATGGCGCACACACTTCTGATGGTTCACTATCACTTATAAAGCCCAGATCTCAGGGTACTTGATAATCCACCTGCCAACCTATCTGTCCAGACTTCTCTTGCACCCTAAGGACAGGCTCTAGAGAATCCCTTTCTTGTGACTAGTAGAAATTCTAAtcaggccgcctgggtggctcagttgattaagcgtctgacttcggctcaggtcgtgatctcacaactcgtgagttcgagccccgcgtcgggctctgtgctgacagctcagagcctgagcccgtttcagattctgtgtctccctctttctctgtccctcccccacctctcaaaaataaacatttaaaaaaaaaatttttttttaaattttttttcaacgtttatttatttttgggacagagagagacagagcatgaacgggggaggggcagagagagagggagacacagaatcggaaacaggctccaggctctgagccatcagcccagagcccgacgcggggctcgaactcacggaccgcgagatcgtgacctggctgaagtcggacgcttaaccgactgcgccaccccggcgcccctaaaaaattttttttaaaaagaaagaaactctaaTCATTGGGCCATTCTTTGCTACGGTCATAGGTTCCTTCGGTTTATAATGTCCTTCCCCATTTTCTCCCAAACATCTAAATACTTCATGTCCCATAAGGTCAGGTCCACTGCTACCTCCTCCCAGGATGTTTGGGTCCTTCCCATAAAagtcctctttcttctcttgtgaTTATGCAATTTTTAATCCTAGTTTCTGAGCACTACAAGGTTAAACTTCTCTCAATGTTATGGgagtttttgttgaataaattaaaaataaagtaggtaATTCACTTAGTTTATTAAAAtccaaaaacagactcttgaaTTGTCAAAAACCCATAcgattttaataaacaaaatctgAAGGTTTTACAGGTTAACCCTGAAGCTAACAGTGCTCTTTAatatgggttgatggaggggcacctgggtggctcagttggttgagtgtccgactcttggtttgggctcaggtcatgatctcacagtttgggggttcaagccccacaccgggctctgcgctggcagtgcggagcctgttgaggattccttctctccctctctgcccctcccccgctctctctcactaaataaataaataaactttaaaatgggtTGATGGAGCAATTTTAGACCTGCATCCTACAAACTGGactctgaaaaatacaaatggaaatttgTACCTGTTTTTATGGCTTGTATTACATAGGTTTTTGCTTTGCTGTTAATAAAGTGAATGGTAACAACTATTATAaagtattacagaaaaaaatttaaatccaaaccTAATCAAGTGACACGATGAAGAAATACTTGGCCAAATACAGAATGTAGGAAATTCTACAGAACAAGTGACAAACCAGTACcatttggggggctggggggagcaaTTATAGAATAAAAGAGACAAGAGACAAAACTGTTGTGGACTGAATGCCTGTGATAcgcgccccaccccaccccccaagttcATTGTTGAAGCCTTCCTGGCCAGTGTGACTAAActgttgactcttgaacaacacaagtttgaactgtgagggtccacttatatgcagggttttgggttttttttttttacagtacaatactataaatgtattttctttatgatttttttttctaatgtttattcatttttaagagagagagagacagagcacaagcagaggagggccagagagagtgggagacacagaatccgaagcaggctccaggctcccaagtcatcagcacagagcccagcgtggggctggaacccacaaaccgcgagatcatgacctgagtcaaagttggacgcttaaccgactgagccacccaggcgcccctatgattaattttcttaataatattttttctttagcttactgTAAACATACAGTATGTGATACATATAACAAAACATGTGTTAATCATTGTTTACATTATCAGTAAGATTTTCAGTCAAC
Protein-coding sequences here:
- the TAPBP gene encoding tapasin; this encodes MKPLSLLLSMALGLVTAVSAGPAVIECWMVEDAGGGRLTKKPAALLLRQGPGRLPPRPDLEPELYLKVRDPAGALQAAFRRYPSDAPAPHCEMSRYLPLPASANWASGLTPEQSCPRALDGTWLMVSVSSPILSLSSFLRPESEPQPEPNLITMVTAVLTVLTHTPTPRIRLGQDALLDLKFAYMPPTSEAATSLAPGPPPFGLEWRRQHLGKGHLLLAATPGLSEQMPPAQEGAVAFAAWDDDEPWGPWTGNGTLWLPAVQPFQEGTYLATVHLPYLQGQVALELAVQKPPKVSLTPAPLVWATRGEAPPQLQCLVSHFYPSEGLEVEWELRGGPEGSFQKAEGQKWLSALLHHSDGTVSLSAHLQPVPITAEHHGARYACRVHHPTLPALGRSAEVTLEVAGLSGPTLEDGVGLFLSAFLLLGLIKALGWAAAYMCTSKDSKEKKAQ